From one Anabas testudineus chromosome 21, fAnaTes1.2, whole genome shotgun sequence genomic stretch:
- the LOC113173449 gene encoding CD209 antigen-like protein C — translation MEEIYCKAEIITSVESTNLTKQTGSRRCPGAVVLFLGLLSVLLLAGLISLGVHCSRRFHGAVVVCLVLLSVFLLIGLIGLGVHYHNSVYGADDKFSTIKNNLTELLQASQIKLSSLTEERNKLKTSLTEMTEERNKLKTGLTEMTEENNKLQCLFRLNKTCPAGWTKFNCSCYFLFTETGSWTEGRQDCRTRGADLVVIDSDEEQTFLSNLTDANVWIGLTDEEQENTWKWIDGTPLTLSYWEKNQPDNGAGQAKWGEEDCVHIRTGWKTKNNWNDRSCRASLHWICEKKA, via the exons ATGGAAGAAATCTACTGCAAAGCTGAAATTATCACGTCTGTTGAGTCaacaaatttaacaaaacagacag GTTCCAGGAGATGTCCTGgagctgttgttctctttctggGGCTGCTCAGTGTTCTCCTGCTGGCTGGACTCATCAGCCTTggtgtccact gTTCCAGGAGATTTCATGGagctgttgttgtctgtctggtgctgctgagtgttttcctgctgattGGACTCATCGGCCTCggtgtccact ATCATAACTCAGTATATGGTGCAGATGATAAATTCTCTACTATTAAAAACAACCTGACTGAGCTTCTCCAGGccagtcagataaaactgtcCTCcctgactgaagagagaaacaagcTGAAGACCAGCctcactgaaatgactgaagagagaaacaagcTGAAGACCGGCctcactgaaatgactgaagagaaCAACAAACTCCAATGTTTGTTCAGACTCA ataaaacTTGTCCTGCAGGATGGACAAAGTTCAActgttcctgttatttcctCTTCACTGAGACTGGTTCTTGGACAGAAGGCAGACAGGACTGTAGAACCAGAGGAGCAGATCTGGTGGTTATAGACAGTGATGAAGAacag ACATTCCTATCTAACCTCACCGATGCAAATGTGTGGATTGGTTTGACTGATGAAGAACAAGAGAACACCTGGAAATGGATTGATGGGACTCCACTGACTCTAAG TTACTGGGAGAAAAATCAACCTGACAATGGTGCTGGACAAGCAAAGTGGGGTGAAGAAGACTGTGTACACATCAGAACTGGCtggaaaactaaaaacaactgGAACGATCGGTCCTGTAGAGCATCTCTGCACTGGATCTGTGAGAAAAAAGCTTAG
- the LOC113173448 gene encoding CD209 antigen-like protein A translates to MEEIYNNAEDDKSHYLRPSTDQTGSRSSERRLTVADFLCLGLLSVFLVIGLIGLGVHLASLTEERDQLKTSLTEMTEERNKLKTSLTEMTEERNKLKTSLTEMTEERNKLKTNLNELTEERDQLKTGLTEMTQEDNNLQSLCQTTCPDGWTKFCWSCYFLSTERGSWTKGREDCRTRGADLVVIHSAEEQTFFSTFINTRTWIGLNDRDNEGTWKWVDGTPLTVTNWAETQPDNGDGYIKVGEEDCVQLLDGHSSEWNDVSCAAPLPWICEKPAQP, encoded by the exons ATGGAGGAAATTTATAACAATGCTGAAGATGATAAATCTCATTATTTAAGACCATCGACAGATCAGACAg GTTCCAGGAGCTCAGAGAGGAGACTTACTGTTGCTGATTTTCTGTGTCTGGGGCTCCTGAGTGTTTTCCTGGTGATTGGACTCATCGGCCTCGGTGTCCACT TGGCCTCcctgactgaagagagagaccagctgaAGACCAGCCTCACTGAAATGACCGAAGAGAGAAACAAGCTAAAGACCAGCCTCACTGAaatgacagaagagagaaacaagctAAAGACCAGCCTCACTGAAATGACCGAAGAGAGAAACAAGCTGAAGACCAATCTCAATGAGTtgactgaagagagagaccagctgaAGACCGGCCTCACTGAAATGACTCAAGAGGACAATAATCTTCAGAGTTTGTGCC agACAACTTGTCCTGATGGATGGACAAAGTTCTGCTGGTCCTGttatttcctctccactgaaCGTGGTTCCTGGACAAAAGGCAGAGAGGACTGCAGAACCAGAGGAGCAGATCTGGTGGTTATACACAGCGCTGAAGAACAG aCCTTCTTCTCTACATTCATCAACACGAGAACTTGGATTGGTTTGAATGACAGAGACAACGAAGGAACCTGGAAATGGGTCGATGGAACTCCACTGACTGTGAC GAACTGGGCAGAAACTCAACCTGATAATGGAGATGGATACATAAAGGTGGGAGAAGAGGACTGTGTCCAGCTCTTAGATGGTCATTCATCTGAATGGAATGATGTCTCATGTGCAGCTCCTCTACCATGGATCTGTGAAAAACCAGCTCAGCCCTGA